Part of the Sporosarcina sp. FSL K6-2383 genome is shown below.
AGCACTTATCTTCTTCTCACTTAGTGCTTCGTTGCGCATCCTGTCTATTTCAGCAGAAACCTTATCATTTCTAATCATCCTGTTCCCGTTGGACATCGCAGATACGTAGTCGCACTCGTAAGCCTTCTGGTAAGCCTTAGTAGCATTGAAGTACTTAATGTAGTAAATACAAAAAAGCCTCTGCTTATCGGTTAAATCATCCGACTCTACAAAGACTTCTTTTATGGTTGCAACCTTCTTTACGGATGCATCTTTTTTCGGTTGTTTGGTTGCATCTTTTTTAATGGCATCCTTCGACCACTTGTCACGACTTTTCCTACTCTTCAACGTACCAAGTTTCACATCATGCTTTTCAGCCAATGCAGCAAGCGTTATTTTTGTCGTTTCCCATTCTCTCTGAATCTCTTCCCAGTTAGACACATCACATCACCGTCCACCTCCGTTATTTTTAGGCGTGAAAAAAGCACCCCGTAGGGTGCTTATCTTTCGAGATACTTATCAACAACCCTTGCCATACTCCCGATTCTCCCGCTGAATTCATGACTAAACAAAATTGGTTCATCATTCAGAAAGTCTGGATGAGACATTAATGATTCTAACAATCTTGCCGCTTCGCCCTCGGCTTTTCCGCTAGATTCAATCGACTTTATCTGCGACTTATAGAATTCGAAAATCCTGGTAAACTCTCCACCCTGATCTTGCTTGAAATGAAATCCGCTATTCATCGCTGTCAGCGTCTTCCTTTCGATATCTCGGATCATAGTTTCAACTTCATTTTTATTCATTCCACTCAACTCCTTCATGACATCATTCGCCAAGAAAGGTGTAAATCCTTTATATTCTCAAAACTACACACCATATCCAGTCCTTATGCATTCTGTAGGTAGCCGTTTACCTATCAGTGCTCGATTTTTTTATGACTGTATGATGCATAGTTTTCAAAGTATAAAAAAACATCTGACAAGCTTTCCACGGCTCACCAGATGCTTTCCTTCATGTCGAGAACATGCGCGCCAATCACATCTTACGCTAATCCTTAACTATAGATTAGCCACCAGTGCCAACACGTCCTTACTACCCGTATTCAGGGAGCCAGTAGCCAAAGTGTACTCTCGCACCCAAAGACCACCCAACTCCCCGAACCTGCCTTTAAGTATACAGAATGGAATATATATCCGTCATTTCTCCGACCTATCCGACATATGCGACATTTACGACATCCTGCGTATTACCGTATCCTTGATTCTCCCGATATGCCTGTCCGATAATCCCATGTGACTACCAATCCAACGCATGCTTTTTCCTTCAAGTAACCAGTGGAGCACTTCAATTTCTCTATCAATCGTAATCAAATGGATCTTATCCTGCACCATCTTAATTTTCCGTTCGTAGTCGCTAATCTTCTTCCACCGTTTTTCCCTTCTGTTAAACTCCTGGTAGATTGGATCACTATGCCCGCCCGCCGCTTTTGGCATAGCTGCTTCCAATCCGTATTGAGCTGTAAAACTACCACCGACTTCTTTTAACCCCTCACGCATCATTGCCACGCTGTTGATCATCCAATGATAATCTTTGAGCAACTGCTCAATCTTCTTTTCGTTATCCAACAGGACCCCTCCTATGTGGTATAATATCCTTGCCTAGAGGACTGGAGGAATCCGGTTCTTTTTTTCTTACTCAAAAACAATTTCCATAACTTCATTAGCGCCTTTTTCGCTTAATTCGAATACCGCTGCATTTGCATCATGTTCTTTGCAGTGATTGGACAAAAACTCATCTAACGCCCGCCTAAAATCGTTATCATCAGTACGTATTACATAAGTGTTTTTCAATTCCACGTTCACACCCCCAATCCCATCCGCCGTTGCTTGATAAAATCTTCTTCCGCCTGATCTTGTATGAGCAAGCCAATACTCCGCTGATTCGTCTTCAACGCTTTAGCAATCACATTAATTGGTTCGCCCGCATTCCACATGTCTCTGAATCGGATTAACTCCCACTCTTTCCACACCCATTTAACCGCGGCGTTTTCAAACAGCACGTATTTATTTTCCTGCGCCGCTATCATTTTGATTGCTCCAATATCCGCCGCACTTCTTTAGTTTTTTCCTCGGCTGGGCGCTCCGTGTTCATGGCTGCCGTGATATCGTCGCAACACTTCTTGTACTTTTGCATGCTTTTAAATGCTAGTTGATAATGGGCCTGCATAGCATTTTCTTGGATGACC
Proteins encoded:
- a CDS encoding DNA-binding response regulator, whose product is MDNEKKIEQLLKDYHWMINSVAMMREGLKEVGGSFTAQYGLEAAMPKAAGGHSDPIYQEFNRREKRWKKISDYERKIKMVQDKIHLITIDREIEVLHWLLEGKSMRWIGSHMGLSDRHIGRIKDTVIRRMS
- a CDS encoding helix-turn-helix domain containing protein; this encodes MIAAQENKYVLFENAAVKWVWKEWELIRFRDMWNAGEPINVIAKALKTNQRSIGLLIQDQAEEDFIKQRRMGLGV